In Deltaproteobacteria bacterium, the genomic window GCTGCGAGCGAAATGCTTGGCGCGAGCAAGAATGATCTCACTTTGACGGGAAGCGGCGCAGTACGCGGCATTGGCGGCAAGCAGATCTCCTATCGCGAAATCGTGCAAAAACTCGGCGCGCCGGTACGCTTCGAGGGTGCTTACAAAAACTTCGAAAACGGTCCCGAAGCCGCCCTGGTCGTGCAAGTGGCGGAAGTGGAGGTCGATGTTGAAACCGGACAGGTCGTTCTGAAAAATTTCACGACGACGCACAGCACGGGCACGGTGATCAATCCGCTGATGCATCAGGGACAGATCGATGGCGGCGTGGTGACCGCGATCGGTTATGCGCTGATGGAACAGCTGGTGATCGAACAAGGCAAGGTCGTGACGACCAACTTTGGCGAGAGCAAGATTCCGTCGATTCGTGACATTCCGCCGTTGAAGACCGTCATCGAAGAATTCCCGGTGGGCAATGGACCCTACGGCGGCATGAGCATCGGCGAGCCGCCGGTGCTGGTCGCTGCCGCGGCGATTGCCAATGCTGTGGAAGATGCGGTGGGCGTACGGATTAGGGATTTGCCGATCACGGCAGAGAAAGTGTTGCACGGCTTACTCACCACGAAGAGCACGAAGGACACGACGTTGCCTTCGTGATCTTCGTGCCCTCCTGCGAAAAGAGCATGGTCCGGTTACCGGCAGTGACCGATAGCCCCTTCCGCCGCCTCGGCGGAAGGTTGGGGTGGGGGGCACACGCTTCAAGACGTCCCCACTCTAACTCTCCCTCGAAAACGTGGGAGAGAACCGAATTTTTATGATCCGTTGGCGTGCGTCAGCACATGAATCACTTCGTGGTGAATCCTTCCTTTATGACTCGGCTGCACGCCCGCGCCGTTGCTACGCTGCTCCGTACCTGGTAATGCACTCCCATCTATGAAAGACGAACTTGCCAAACGGCTCGTCAAGAGTCTCAAAGATGCCGGCATTAACTTTGTCACTTATCTCCCGGAAACTAGGTTGAGTCAGATCATTCCTCTGATTCGCGACGATCCTGAACTGGAGCTGATCGCCGTCGCCAACGAATCCGAGGCGATCACCATAGCGGCTGGCGCGACGCTGGGCGGCAAGCAGGCCGCCGTGTACATGGAAAACACCGGTATCTACACGGCCTGCTATCCGTTGGTGACCGTCGGCAATCAGCTCGGCGTGCCGATTCTTTTGGTGATCGCCTATCTCGGCGGCGTGCCCGATTGGCGCAACAGTTTTCTCTACGCCACCATCGGGCGTCACTCGATTCCGGTGCTGAACGGTCTTGGTCTGCAGAATCAAGTGCTCGAAGACGGCGACAAGTTGGAAATCAGAATCAAAGACGCGGTGCGCGCGGCCAACTCGCAGCGCCAGCCCTATGCGCTGCTGTTCGCCGGGGAGTTCTCCGAATGATTCGCTACGAATGTTTGCAACTGCTCGCCAGCAAAATGACCAATCAACTGGTCGTGACTTCGCAAAGCGGCCAGCGCATCGAGTGGTCGCATCTGTCGAAGCATGAAGGCAACTTGCTGGTGGGCATGATGGGCTGCGCCATTGGCGTGGCCACCGGATTGGCCCTGGCTTTACCGCATCGTAAAGTGATTGCGTTGGATTCCGATGGCAGCGTGCTGTTGTCGTTGTTCAATTTGGCGACGCTAGGAAACTTGCGGCCAAAGAACTTGGTCGTCTACGTCTTCGACAACGGCGTCTACAGCGGCAGCCGCATCAGCTATCCGACGGCGACGGCCGGGAATACCGATTTGGCGGTGATGGCTAAAGGCGCCGGTGTCGTTAACGCGCACACGATTCGCGATTTCGCAGACTTCAAAACGCAGGGCATCGAAGCGCTGAGTAAAAACGAATTGTCGTTTTTCGTCTGCAAAGTCGAGGAGAGTTTGATGCACCGTGAGATTCCGCGGCCGG contains:
- a CDS encoding thiamine pyrophosphate-binding protein; its protein translation is MIRYECLQLLASKMTNQLVVTSQSGQRIEWSHLSKHEGNLLVGMMGCAIGVATGLALALPHRKVIALDSDGSVLLSLFNLATLGNLRPKNLVVYVFDNGVYSGSRISYPTATAGNTDLAVMAKGAGVVNAHTIRDFADFKTQGIEALSKNELSFFVCKVEESLMHREIPRPVTDLAENKYTFVRYLERSEERVIPFVGRG